A region of Beijerinckia sp. 28-YEA-48 DNA encodes the following proteins:
- a CDS encoding CoA transferase — translation MTERSTEGAALAGVRVLEIAHAAAAVTGRLLADLGADVIKIEPPGGEAARRLPPLATLPNGAEESCYWLAFNTGKRSVTIDLTTQDGRNRFVALARSADIVVTDFERVGINENDELAALARTANPDLIWTEIWPFGRGLPFERYPATDTILQALGGHLFLNGDIDRPPVRIGMPVGVMQGGAEAANAALMAYYHKLRGGPGQRVDISIQECIVWTLLNTTMSWQILALNEERGGAVRKERANKFYTRLVWPCSDGFIFFGPVGGGGGTAREKSFSALVDWMIASGFDAPILHAHDWNGPGQFNIPQSAYDAVTDHIGRFIETKTAAELMQKAVEQRILLAPVSSPRQIFEYPHFRERNFFARLYDGIRGIDVDYPALWAQMSLTPLQALRPAPAPGADTHTILETVLERGHSR, via the coding sequence ATGACCGAAAGATCGACAGAGGGCGCGGCACTTGCCGGTGTCCGCGTGCTGGAAATCGCGCACGCCGCCGCCGCCGTGACCGGACGGCTGCTCGCCGATCTCGGCGCCGATGTCATCAAGATCGAACCACCAGGCGGCGAGGCGGCGCGGCGCTTGCCGCCGCTCGCTACGCTGCCGAATGGTGCGGAAGAGAGTTGCTATTGGCTGGCGTTCAACACCGGCAAGCGCAGCGTCACGATCGATCTCACGACGCAAGACGGGCGCAACCGGTTTGTTGCACTCGCCAGGAGCGCTGACATCGTCGTCACTGATTTCGAGCGCGTCGGCATCAACGAAAACGATGAACTCGCCGCTCTGGCCCGTACAGCCAATCCCGATCTAATCTGGACGGAGATATGGCCGTTCGGTCGTGGCCTGCCCTTTGAACGCTATCCAGCGACCGACACGATCCTGCAAGCCCTCGGCGGCCACCTGTTTCTCAACGGCGATATCGACCGTCCGCCGGTTCGCATCGGCATGCCCGTCGGCGTCATGCAGGGCGGCGCCGAAGCCGCCAATGCCGCGTTGATGGCCTATTATCACAAGCTACGTGGCGGGCCGGGCCAACGCGTCGATATTTCAATCCAGGAATGTATCGTCTGGACGCTGCTCAACACCACCATGTCCTGGCAGATTCTCGCGCTCAACGAGGAACGCGGCGGCGCGGTGCGCAAAGAGCGCGCCAATAAATTCTACACCCGGCTGGTCTGGCCTTGCTCCGACGGCTTCATTTTCTTTGGCCCAGTCGGCGGCGGCGGCGGCACGGCGCGCGAGAAATCCTTCTCCGCGCTGGTCGACTGGATGATCGCCAGTGGATTTGATGCGCCCATTCTCCATGCTCACGACTGGAATGGACCAGGCCAGTTCAACATCCCGCAATCGGCCTATGATGCGGTCACCGATCATATTGGCCGCTTCATCGAGACGAAGACCGCCGCCGAACTGATGCAGAAGGCGGTCGAGCAACGCATTCTTCTCGCGCCCGTCTCCAGCCCGCGACAGATTTTCGAATACCCGCATTTCCGCGAGCGCAATTTCTTCGCCCGCCTTTATGATGGCATACGTGGGATCGACGTCGATTATCCAGCCCTCTGGGCACAGATGAGCCTGACACCGTTGCAGGCGCTGCGGCCAGCGCCAGCGCCCGGTGCCGACACGCACACCATTCTGGAGACGGTGTTGGAGCGAGGACACAGCCGATGA
- a CDS encoding Rieske 2Fe-2S domain-containing protein, producing the protein MLSHEDNEKLVRVSAGTPMGDFMRLFWIPFMLSKELAADGAPQQVRLLNENLIAFRDTAGRVGLVDHACPHRGAPLLFARNEDCGIRCVYHGWKFDVDGKPVDLLAEPERSRLKERVRLKAYPCRERNGVVWTYMGPNQDDLPELPGLEWNLVPEENVVLTMRVQECNWLQAIEGELDSAHAAILHGRIDSGGTVSQWIAAKDLTPVFECVKRDFGLSIASRRTLDESTRYWRVNQFLLPFYSLVPPMKQYPELSGHAWVPIDDEHTLCIMFSYHPSQPMYEKSRKVFEEGHRGRETGHASVHSYKPKPPNVPYARFWTKYGPDDGFQFDHTVQETTWFSGLPGLWVQDSACQSGVAPIYDRTKENLGTSDTGIAMARRIMLDALAAMRDKGIKPKGVDHPETFMVRAVSLTLPEGTPWSEAGAIPMQARLGEDFGYTP; encoded by the coding sequence ATGCTCTCGCACGAGGACAACGAGAAGCTGGTGAGGGTCAGCGCCGGCACGCCGATGGGCGATTTCATGCGCCTGTTCTGGATCCCCTTCATGCTCTCAAAGGAACTCGCCGCCGACGGCGCGCCGCAGCAAGTGCGCCTGCTCAATGAAAACCTCATCGCCTTTCGCGACACAGCCGGGCGTGTCGGCCTGGTCGATCACGCCTGCCCACACCGAGGCGCGCCGCTGCTCTTCGCGCGCAACGAGGATTGCGGCATTCGCTGCGTCTATCACGGTTGGAAATTCGACGTCGATGGCAAGCCGGTGGATCTCCTGGCTGAGCCTGAACGCAGCCGACTGAAAGAACGCGTCCGCCTCAAGGCCTATCCCTGCCGCGAACGCAACGGCGTGGTCTGGACCTATATGGGACCGAACCAGGATGACTTGCCGGAGCTTCCAGGCCTCGAATGGAATCTGGTGCCGGAGGAAAATGTCGTTCTCACCATGCGCGTGCAGGAATGCAATTGGCTGCAGGCCATTGAGGGCGAACTCGACAGCGCCCACGCAGCGATTTTGCACGGCCGCATCGATTCCGGCGGCACCGTCAGTCAATGGATCGCCGCCAAGGACCTCACGCCGGTCTTCGAATGTGTCAAACGCGACTTCGGCCTGAGCATCGCGTCACGGCGCACACTGGATGAAAGCACCCGCTACTGGCGCGTCAACCAGTTCCTCCTGCCCTTCTATTCGCTGGTGCCGCCGATGAAGCAATACCCGGAACTCAGTGGTCACGCCTGGGTGCCCATCGACGATGAGCACACGCTCTGCATCATGTTCTCCTATCATCCGTCGCAACCGATGTATGAGAAGTCACGTAAGGTGTTCGAGGAAGGACATCGCGGCCGCGAAACCGGCCATGCCAGCGTGCATAGCTATAAGCCAAAGCCGCCCAACGTGCCTTATGCGAGGTTCTGGACCAAGTATGGTCCCGACGACGGCTTCCAGTTCGACCATACCGTCCAAGAGACAACTTGGTTCTCCGGCCTGCCAGGCCTCTGGGTGCAGGATTCCGCCTGTCAGTCCGGTGTCGCGCCAATCTATGATCGCACCAAGGAAAATCTCGGCACCAGCGACACCGGCATCGCCATGGCGCGCCGGATCATGCTCGATGCCCTGGCGGCCATGCGCGACAAGGGCATCAAGCCCAAAGGGGTCGACCATCCCGAAACCTTCATGGTGCGCGCTGTCTCGCTGACCTTGCCCGAGGGCACGCCCTGGAGTGAGGCCGGCGCCATCCCCATGCAAGCGCGCCTCGGCGAGGACTTCGGTTACACGCCATGA
- a CDS encoding thiolase family protein: MTAPGSPIAFIGVGGSTIERQSQRSITAFALDAAIAAIADAEIDIADIDGYVGAPIATNPGALHVDGADEISARTIIKGLGISNLSYAADLHKSFPTDMAISAAHLLLSSECRYVLGVRALYHMRDVAYATGAADRAYGADQFTVPFGAMAAGARFATRARTYLEQAGVGREVLYDIVALARRHARDNPLAVWRNKDVSLDDYMAAPMIAAPLCRLDCDMPVCGAVAFVMTKGDLVPAAVKPRAAYLTGWAGWQHPHRIFEGSRKRDDIDHGQLYDGFSSMIYEWLEGFGWCEPYRGWQFIRDGHAEQDGKLPLNTFGGSLGEGRLHGAGHLRETILQVTGRAGKRQLPRAANGLVHIGPYDMSSFAIISSEP; the protein is encoded by the coding sequence ATGACGGCGCCGGGATCCCCCATAGCATTCATCGGCGTCGGCGGCTCGACGATCGAACGACAATCGCAGCGATCGATCACCGCTTTCGCTCTCGACGCCGCCATTGCTGCCATCGCCGACGCGGAGATCGATATCGCTGACATCGATGGCTATGTCGGCGCACCGATCGCGACCAATCCCGGTGCGCTGCATGTCGATGGCGCCGACGAAATATCGGCTCGCACCATCATCAAGGGGCTGGGAATTTCAAATCTCTCCTACGCCGCCGATCTACACAAATCCTTTCCGACAGATATGGCGATCAGCGCGGCGCACCTGCTGCTTTCGAGCGAGTGCCGCTATGTCCTTGGCGTGCGCGCGCTCTATCACATGCGTGACGTAGCCTATGCGACAGGCGCTGCCGATCGCGCCTATGGCGCCGATCAGTTCACGGTGCCCTTCGGCGCCATGGCCGCTGGCGCCCGCTTTGCCACACGGGCACGAACCTATCTCGAGCAAGCAGGCGTTGGCCGCGAAGTCCTTTACGATATCGTCGCCCTCGCCCGCCGCCACGCGCGCGATAATCCGCTTGCTGTCTGGCGCAACAAAGATGTCAGCCTGGACGATTACATGGCGGCGCCAATGATTGCCGCGCCTCTGTGTCGGCTAGATTGCGATATGCCGGTCTGCGGCGCTGTCGCCTTCGTCATGACGAAAGGCGATCTCGTGCCCGCTGCCGTGAAGCCGAGAGCCGCATACCTCACCGGCTGGGCCGGCTGGCAGCATCCGCACCGGATTTTCGAAGGATCACGCAAGCGCGACGACATCGATCACGGCCAGCTCTACGACGGCTTTTCCTCGATGATCTACGAATGGCTCGAGGGCTTTGGCTGGTGCGAGCCCTATCGCGGCTGGCAATTCATCCGCGACGGACATGCCGAGCAAGACGGCAAGCTTCCCCTCAACACCTTCGGCGGCAGCCTCGGCGAAGGCCGGCTGCATGGCGCCGGCCATTTGCGCGAGACGATCCTGCAAGTGACCGGCCGCGCCGGAAAACGGCAATTGCCACGTGCCGCCAACGGTCTCGTCCATATCGGTCCTTACGACATGTCGTCGTTCGCGATCATCAGCAGCGAACCATAA
- a CDS encoding zinc ribbon domain-containing protein — protein sequence MARPKPITTAETEPFWQTAKQGSLRLPQCTACGQLSYPPAPRCRSCRSDALSWKHLSGRARLLSWTRVELPTIPGVKPPFTIAEIELAEQAGLVMTVLVRPALEDRLQAGMAIQVTFDTDGDWSFPVAAEGDA from the coding sequence ATGGCACGCCCTAAACCCATCACAACCGCCGAGACGGAGCCCTTCTGGCAAACCGCGAAACAAGGCTCCTTGCGCCTCCCGCAATGCACTGCCTGCGGCCAGTTGAGCTATCCTCCCGCGCCACGCTGTCGCTCTTGCCGCAGCGATGCTCTGTCTTGGAAACACTTATCGGGCCGCGCCCGCCTGCTGTCATGGACGCGCGTCGAACTGCCAACCATCCCAGGCGTGAAACCACCTTTCACGATCGCCGAGATCGAACTCGCCGAACAAGCAGGTCTCGTGATGACGGTTCTGGTTCGCCCCGCACTGGAAGATCGATTGCAAGCGGGCATGGCGATCCAAGTCACTTTCGACACCGATGGCGATTGGTCCTTCCCCGTCGCGGCTGAAGGTGACGCATGA
- a CDS encoding CaiB/BaiF CoA-transferase family protein — protein sequence MGPLADIRVVELAALGPAPFCAMMLSDMGADVLRIARKSETSKSETSLGFSPGSSDFMARGRRTLALDLKDAVDLEQLRQLLRSADVVMEGFRPGVMERLGIGPDVCLAENPRLIYARMTGWGQEGPMAHLPGHDINYLAMSGTLDMMGTPKEPVFPLNLLGDFGGGGMYLAFGIVCALHERMRSGRGQVVDAAIVDGVASLSTFIHGLEASGQWGAGRGGNLLDGGAPFYAIYRTSDDRHLAVGAIEPKFFANLIGKLSIIDIAPADQWKREQWPDMHRCFQKIFSTRSRDEWQAIFDGSEACVSPVLTLQEAQSDPHNRARQVFVATGGQLQAAPAPRFSRSQPEIAEASDETIEAAIKKWARSANVEGRGT from the coding sequence ATGGGACCGCTCGCCGATATTCGTGTTGTCGAACTGGCCGCACTTGGTCCAGCGCCGTTCTGCGCGATGATGCTGTCCGACATGGGCGCTGATGTGCTGCGCATCGCGCGCAAATCTGAAACATCCAAGTCCGAAACATCTCTGGGTTTTTCGCCAGGATCATCCGATTTCATGGCGCGCGGGCGACGCACGTTGGCACTTGATCTCAAGGATGCGGTTGATCTTGAACAGCTCCGTCAGCTTCTGCGGAGTGCCGATGTTGTCATGGAGGGGTTTCGCCCCGGCGTCATGGAACGTCTTGGTATTGGTCCGGATGTTTGCCTGGCTGAAAATCCCCGCCTGATCTATGCGCGCATGACGGGTTGGGGCCAGGAGGGGCCGATGGCGCATCTGCCTGGCCACGACATCAATTATCTCGCCATGTCAGGGACGCTCGACATGATGGGAACGCCGAAGGAGCCGGTTTTTCCGCTCAATCTCCTCGGCGATTTCGGCGGCGGTGGCATGTATCTGGCGTTCGGGATCGTCTGCGCGCTGCACGAGAGAATGCGGTCTGGACGCGGCCAGGTTGTGGATGCGGCCATTGTTGACGGTGTCGCATCGCTCTCGACATTCATCCATGGGCTGGAAGCCTCAGGGCAATGGGGCGCTGGCCGTGGCGGCAATCTTCTCGATGGTGGCGCGCCTTTCTATGCCATCTATCGAACGTCAGACGATCGTCACCTTGCCGTGGGCGCGATCGAACCCAAGTTCTTCGCCAATCTGATCGGCAAGCTGAGCATAATAGATATAGCGCCCGCCGATCAGTGGAAGCGCGAGCAATGGCCCGACATGCACCGCTGCTTCCAAAAGATATTTTCGACGCGCAGCCGCGATGAATGGCAAGCGATCTTTGACGGCAGTGAAGCCTGCGTTTCGCCGGTCCTAACATTGCAAGAGGCGCAGAGCGATCCGCACAATCGGGCGCGACAGGTGTTCGTCGCCACCGGCGGCCAGCTTCAAGCGGCGCCAGCGCCACGCTTCAGTCGCAGCCAGCCTGAAATCGCCGAGGCAAGTGACGAAACAATCGAGGCTGCCATCAAGAAATGGGCTCGATCAGCGAACGTAGAGGGACGGGGAACGTAA
- a CDS encoding tripartite tricarboxylate transporter substrate binding protein has translation MMKIGFKIGFIAGAAALMIWPAASASAQQYPNKVVRVIIPFEAGGGTDIVMRPLASALQAKWRQTIIIENKTGAGGVIGAHNVAASEPDGYTMLATVNQTIVSSRFLYKNLPYNPDTSFVPISLVAKVVQMAVARPDVPANDLKEFVALVQKSKGQYSYGSYGDGSPPQLIFEMLNKKAGLDLVHAPFKGLSSTVSALLRGEVQVSVFSSMGAAQPIAEGKLKALALAGNERDPRYPNVPTTTELGFPELQAAMWVGVFGPAKMPPDIVAKIAGDIDEIVNSPTDTRANLIKVGWTPVGGKPQVLADAVRDETKTIGDMVAAAGLKPQ, from the coding sequence ATGATGAAAATCGGATTCAAGATCGGATTTATAGCGGGCGCAGCGGCCTTGATGATATGGCCGGCCGCGAGCGCGTCAGCGCAGCAATATCCCAACAAGGTGGTGCGCGTCATCATTCCGTTCGAGGCTGGCGGTGGAACCGATATCGTGATGCGGCCGCTGGCATCGGCGCTGCAGGCGAAATGGCGGCAGACCATCATCATCGAAAACAAGACGGGTGCTGGCGGCGTCATCGGCGCCCATAACGTCGCGGCTTCCGAGCCCGACGGCTATACGATGTTGGCGACGGTGAACCAGACGATCGTCTCCAGTCGGTTCCTCTATAAGAATCTGCCTTACAATCCTGATACGAGCTTCGTGCCGATTTCACTCGTGGCGAAAGTCGTTCAAATGGCCGTGGCGCGTCCGGACGTGCCGGCCAATGATCTGAAAGAATTCGTAGCCCTCGTGCAGAAGTCCAAGGGGCAATATTCCTACGGCTCCTATGGCGATGGCAGCCCGCCGCAACTTATCTTTGAAATGTTGAACAAGAAGGCAGGTCTCGATCTGGTGCACGCGCCGTTCAAGGGATTGTCGTCGACGGTTTCAGCCTTGCTGCGTGGCGAGGTGCAGGTATCGGTGTTCAGCTCCATGGGCGCGGCGCAACCGATCGCGGAGGGCAAGCTCAAAGCGCTCGCTCTGGCCGGCAACGAGCGCGATCCGCGCTATCCCAATGTGCCGACGACGACGGAGTTGGGCTTCCCAGAACTGCAAGCAGCGATGTGGGTGGGTGTCTTCGGGCCGGCCAAAATGCCGCCAGATATTGTCGCGAAAATCGCTGGTGACATCGACGAGATCGTCAACTCACCGACGGACACGCGGGCCAATCTGATCAAGGTCGGTTGGACGCCGGTTGGTGGCAAGCCGCAGGTGTTGGCCGATGCGGTGCGCGACGAGACCAAGACCATTGGCGATATGGTTGCCGCCGCGGGGCTGAAGCCGCAATAG
- a CDS encoding 2-dehydropantoate 2-reductase yields MKFAVVGAGAVGCYFGALLARTGHDVCLIGRPTHVEAIARHGLRLESKLFDGHVPMQATTEISGVEDADVVLFCVKSSDTEATGRMIAPHLKPDATILCLQNGVDNAERLSAVLKQTVLPTAVYVATEMAGPGHVRHYGRGELIIGASAPSPRIADVLSEAKIPTTVSADVISALWTKLVANCSYNALSAVSQLPYGRLIEIDGVRDTIRNTIDECMTVANAAGITLPANIHDLTFAIATDMAGQRSSTAQDLARGKPTEIDHLNGYVVRKGRQLGIPTPINLLLQTMVKLKETEQKASP; encoded by the coding sequence ATGAAATTTGCAGTCGTGGGAGCCGGTGCGGTCGGCTGTTATTTTGGCGCCCTTCTGGCCCGCACCGGCCATGACGTATGTCTGATCGGACGCCCCACGCATGTTGAAGCGATCGCCCGACATGGCCTGCGCCTCGAAAGCAAGCTTTTCGACGGTCACGTGCCGATGCAGGCGACCACCGAGATCAGCGGTGTCGAAGACGCCGATGTGGTGCTCTTCTGCGTCAAGTCGTCAGATACGGAAGCGACTGGCCGGATGATTGCGCCACACTTGAAACCGGATGCGACCATCCTTTGCCTGCAGAACGGCGTCGACAATGCCGAGCGGCTCTCCGCTGTTCTCAAGCAAACGGTTTTGCCGACGGCGGTTTACGTAGCGACCGAAATGGCGGGCCCCGGACACGTCCGCCATTATGGCCGAGGCGAACTGATCATTGGCGCCAGCGCGCCCAGCCCTCGTATCGCTGACGTCCTGAGCGAGGCTAAAATTCCGACAACAGTTTCCGCCGATGTCATCAGTGCGCTTTGGACCAAGCTGGTGGCCAATTGTTCCTACAACGCGTTGTCGGCCGTCTCCCAACTGCCCTATGGCCGGCTGATCGAAATCGATGGCGTGCGCGACACCATCCGGAATACCATCGATGAATGCATGACGGTGGCCAACGCCGCTGGCATCACCTTACCCGCCAACATCCACGACCTGACATTCGCGATCGCCACCGACATGGCCGGCCAGCGTTCGTCCACCGCGCAGGATCTCGCTCGTGGCAAACCGACCGAGATCGATCACCTCAATGGTTATGTGGTCCGCAAAGGCCGACAGCTCGGCATTCCGACGCCGATCAACCTGCTACTGCAAACCATGGTGAAACTCAAAGAGACGGAACAAAAGGCGTCTCCTTAA
- a CDS encoding tripartite tricarboxylate transporter substrate-binding protein — translation MTVLNGWARDRFVSGGMPLRAVVATAALAILALGAARAEDYPTRPLSMVVPFAAGGPSDVTGRILAQRMGELLGQQVIIDNVGGAGGSIAAQRVAKATPDGYQFLLGNIGTQVWSQLLPKKPGYDSTVDFEPVGLVTNGPRVLVVSKEMPVTSLQEFIAYVRTNQAKLNYASAGAGSASHIGCVLLNSVMGVKVTHIAYRGAGLAMQDVAGGRVDYMCDAISTGAPQVQSGAVRGIALLSDARTAVLPDLPTAQEQGLSDFDVSVWQGIFLPKGTPQPIVQRLAQAIDDTLNTAAVSERIEGLGNDHIKAERRGPAFLARFLRSEIAKWDAPIKASGISSE, via the coding sequence ATGACGGTATTGAACGGTTGGGCGCGTGATCGTTTTGTTTCAGGCGGTATGCCATTACGGGCAGTTGTAGCGACTGCGGCGCTTGCCATTTTGGCCTTGGGCGCTGCGCGGGCTGAGGATTATCCGACCAGGCCGCTCTCGATGGTGGTGCCCTTCGCTGCTGGTGGTCCGAGCGATGTGACCGGGCGGATCCTGGCGCAGCGTATGGGCGAATTGTTGGGTCAGCAGGTCATCATCGACAATGTCGGCGGCGCCGGTGGTTCCATCGCCGCGCAGCGTGTCGCGAAAGCCACTCCCGACGGATACCAGTTCCTGCTTGGAAATATCGGGACTCAGGTGTGGAGCCAATTACTGCCGAAAAAGCCGGGCTATGACTCGACGGTGGATTTTGAGCCCGTCGGCCTCGTCACCAATGGTCCCCGTGTGCTGGTGGTCTCGAAAGAAATGCCGGTTACGTCACTGCAGGAATTCATCGCCTATGTCAGGACCAATCAGGCGAAGTTGAATTACGCCTCGGCTGGTGCGGGGTCGGCCTCGCATATCGGCTGCGTGCTGCTCAACTCGGTGATGGGTGTCAAGGTCACTCATATTGCCTATCGCGGCGCCGGGCTGGCGATGCAGGATGTGGCCGGCGGTCGTGTCGATTATATGTGTGACGCTATATCGACGGGCGCGCCGCAGGTGCAGTCGGGCGCCGTCCGTGGTATCGCGCTGTTGTCGGATGCACGCACCGCTGTTTTGCCTGATCTTCCGACAGCCCAGGAACAGGGCTTGAGCGATTTTGATGTCAGCGTCTGGCAGGGGATTTTCCTGCCGAAGGGCACGCCGCAGCCGATTGTCCAGCGCCTGGCCCAGGCGATCGATGACACCCTGAATACCGCGGCCGTGAGCGAGAGGATCGAGGGGCTTGGCAACGATCACATCAAGGCGGAGCGTCGTGGACCGGCTTTTCTGGCGCGTTTCCTGCGCTCGGAGATCGCCAAGTGGGATGCGCCGATCAAGGCCAGTGGTATAAGCTCGGAATAG
- a CDS encoding LysR family transcriptional regulator: MGAKLYDRLSLKTLKLVLAIEKFGSLTQAAEELHTAVSAASRRIQFLESSLGHQVIIRTGRGISLTPFGRVVANYARRIAADIEQLEANVRDLAVGNTEKIRFAVPAPALYHDLPEQLDKFLRNYPSVSLLLKELKSQDVVDGLLGGQADVGIILSSHITPSLEVLPYRRDRLSIVVNPSHPLASQPSVKLDELLEETWVLPHETAMGQTLVQEAAKRGVDLLTRAQSRSPASSLRIVHSGLGITILPHESSAAEIAMRGLVAVSITDDWAQFDLWLATLRSAKLSSAVVALLAMLSSEQSEALQEQ; the protein is encoded by the coding sequence ATGGGCGCAAAACTTTATGACCGCCTCAGCTTGAAAACGCTCAAGTTGGTGCTGGCGATCGAGAAATTTGGCTCGCTGACGCAGGCGGCCGAGGAACTGCACACGGCTGTGTCGGCCGCGAGCCGTCGCATCCAGTTTCTTGAGAGCAGCCTCGGCCACCAGGTTATCATTCGCACCGGGCGAGGGATTTCCTTGACGCCCTTTGGCCGCGTCGTCGCCAATTATGCGCGCCGCATTGCCGCCGACATCGAGCAGCTGGAGGCGAATGTTCGCGATCTGGCGGTCGGAAACACCGAAAAAATCCGCTTCGCCGTGCCGGCGCCGGCGCTTTATCACGATCTGCCCGAACAACTCGATAAATTCCTGCGGAACTATCCGAGTGTCAGCTTGTTGCTGAAGGAGCTGAAGAGCCAGGATGTGGTCGATGGTCTCCTGGGCGGCCAGGCCGATGTTGGAATTATTCTTTCAAGCCATATCACGCCTTCGCTAGAGGTTTTACCTTATCGGCGTGATCGGCTGAGCATCGTCGTCAATCCTTCTCATCCACTTGCGAGCCAGCCGTCCGTTAAGTTGGACGAGCTGTTGGAGGAGACGTGGGTTCTGCCGCATGAAACGGCCATGGGGCAAACGCTGGTGCAAGAAGCCGCGAAGCGCGGCGTTGACCTGCTCACACGCGCCCAGTCTCGCAGTCCGGCGTCAAGCTTGCGAATCGTTCACAGCGGCCTCGGCATTACGATTTTGCCGCATGAAAGCTCGGCGGCGGAAATTGCCATGCGCGGGCTGGTGGCGGTTTCGATCACCGACGACTGGGCGCAGTTCGATCTGTGGCTTGCGACCTTGCGTTCGGCCAAACTGTCGTCTGCCGTCGTCGCGCTGCTCGCCATGCTGTCTTCGGAGCAGTCTGAGGCTTTGCAAGAACAGTGA
- a CDS encoding 5-methyltetrahydropteroyltriglutamate--homocysteine methyltransferase yields the protein MAYQHETPVLLPTSLVGSYSVPDWLIDRASLAKRFPPRVRAQELWRVAPEFLQQAQDDATVLAIRDQEEAGLDIITDGEVRRESYSNRFATALEGVDVDNPGVALDRSGHPNPVPRVTGPIRRKHPVGVRDVEFLRGHTKRVTKITVPGPYTMSQQAQNDYYPGGKELAFAYAAAVNAEIKDLFAAGVDIVQIDEPYMQARPQAAREYGLEAMNAALDGVKGTTAVHICFGYAAIIHERPPGYSFLPEFEGSPVSQISIETAQSKLDCAVLKGLPSKTVVLGVIDLSDMAVETPEQVATRIRAALPYIAPERLVIAPDCGMKYIPRDVAYAKLQAMVRGTQMVRDELRK from the coding sequence ATGGCCTATCAGCACGAAACTCCAGTTTTGTTGCCGACATCTCTCGTCGGTTCCTATTCCGTCCCAGATTGGTTGATCGACCGGGCCAGTCTTGCCAAACGCTTTCCGCCACGCGTCCGGGCGCAGGAGTTGTGGCGTGTCGCGCCTGAATTTCTGCAACAGGCGCAGGATGACGCGACGGTGTTGGCCATTCGTGATCAGGAAGAGGCTGGTCTCGACATCATCACCGACGGCGAAGTGCGGCGCGAGAGCTATTCCAATCGTTTTGCCACCGCGCTTGAGGGGGTGGATGTTGATAATCCAGGTGTGGCGCTCGATCGTTCCGGCCATCCCAATCCGGTGCCGCGTGTTACGGGCCCAATCAGGCGCAAACATCCTGTGGGCGTGCGTGATGTTGAATTTCTGCGCGGCCATACCAAGCGCGTCACCAAGATCACCGTGCCGGGTCCCTACACCATGTCGCAGCAAGCCCAGAACGATTATTATCCAGGTGGCAAGGAGCTGGCTTTCGCCTATGCGGCGGCGGTGAATGCGGAGATCAAGGATCTCTTCGCCGCCGGTGTCGATATCGTGCAGATCGATGAGCCCTATATGCAGGCGCGGCCGCAGGCGGCGCGTGAATATGGTCTTGAGGCGATGAATGCGGCCCTCGATGGCGTCAAGGGCACCACCGCCGTGCATATCTGCTTTGGCTATGCGGCGATCATTCACGAGCGGCCGCCAGGCTATTCCTTCCTGCCGGAGTTCGAGGGTTCGCCGGTCAGTCAGATCTCGATCGAGACGGCGCAATCGAAACTCGATTGTGCGGTTCTGAAAGGGCTGCCGTCGAAGACGGTTGTTCTTGGCGTGATCGATCTGTCGGATATGGCGGTGGAAACGCCGGAGCAGGTGGCGACCCGCATCCGGGCTGCATTGCCTTATATCGCGCCCGAGCGGCTGGTGATCGCGCCAGACTGCGGCATGAAATACATTCCGCGCGATGTCGCCTATGCAAAGCTGCAAGCGATGGTGCGTGGCACGCAGATGGTGCGCGACGAATTGCGGAAATAG
- a CDS encoding anthrone oxygenase family protein has product MNETIRFVLLLLGTLGAGLIAGLFFIFSNTIMKSFDRLPGASAILAMQTINLVIINPLFLTIFFGTAVICLALLVTALANWSVPGALCLAVGSLAYLIGSIGVTMACNVPLNNRLAAIAKPEAAPAATWMEYSAPWTRWNHVRAIASFLAAALFITALWQD; this is encoded by the coding sequence ATGAATGAAACGATCCGCTTCGTGCTCCTGCTCCTGGGCACACTCGGTGCCGGCCTCATCGCCGGCCTCTTTTTCATTTTCTCCAATACGATCATGAAAAGTTTCGACCGGCTGCCAGGCGCAAGTGCCATCCTCGCCATGCAGACGATCAATCTCGTCATCATCAACCCGCTGTTTCTGACGATCTTCTTCGGCACCGCCGTGATCTGCCTGGCGCTGCTCGTCACGGCCCTCGCCAACTGGAGCGTGCCTGGCGCACTCTGCCTCGCTGTGGGATCGCTGGCCTATCTCATCGGCTCGATCGGCGTGACGATGGCCTGCAACGTACCGCTCAACAATCGTCTCGCCGCCATCGCCAAACCGGAAGCCGCGCCCGCTGCCACCTGGATGGAGTACAGCGCGCCGTGGACGCGCTGGAACCACGTTCGCGCCATCGCCTCATTCCTCGCCGCAGCGCTGTTCATCACAGCGCTGTGGCAAGATTGA